The following are encoded in a window of Methylicorpusculum oleiharenae genomic DNA:
- the fabG gene encoding 3-oxoacyl-ACP reductase FabG — protein MDKKIALVTGASRGIGRAIAEQLASDGFFVIGTATSDSGAEAISIYLGDNGRGLKLNVTDSDSIENIIKSINDEYGTPAVLVNNAGITRDNLLMRMKDDEWDEIIATNLTSVFRMSKAVLRGMMKAKSGRIINISSVVGATGNAGQANYAAAKAGMIGFAKSMAKEVGSRNITINTVAPGFIDTDMTRELSVEHKQTLLSAIPLGRLGEANEIANAVSFLASDKAAYITGETLHVNGGMFMP, from the coding sequence ATGGATAAGAAAATAGCGCTGGTAACCGGTGCGAGCAGGGGAATTGGACGTGCTATCGCTGAACAATTGGCAAGTGATGGTTTTTTTGTCATTGGAACGGCTACCTCCGATAGCGGCGCAGAGGCGATTTCAATTTATCTGGGCGATAACGGCAGAGGATTGAAATTAAATGTAACCGATTCTGACTCGATTGAAAACATCATAAAATCAATCAATGACGAATACGGGACTCCTGCAGTATTGGTCAATAATGCAGGCATTACCCGTGATAATTTACTGATGCGGATGAAGGATGATGAGTGGGATGAAATCATTGCCACTAATCTCACTTCAGTGTTTCGTATGAGTAAAGCGGTACTTCGGGGAATGATGAAAGCCAAGTCGGGTAGAATCATTAATATCTCGTCAGTGGTAGGTGCCACCGGAAATGCCGGTCAAGCCAATTATGCCGCTGCCAAGGCTGGGATGATCGGCTTTGCCAAATCGATGGCTAAAGAAGTAGGTTCTCGAAATATAACGATCAATACAGTTGCGCCGGGCTTTATTGATACCGATATGACGCGAGAATTATCTGTAGAACATAAACAGACACTGTTAAGTGCAATTCCACTGGGGCGTTTGGGCGAGGCAAACGAGATAGCGAATGCTGTTTCATTTTTAGCCTCTGACAAAGCAGCCTACATCACTGGAGAAACGCTGCACGTCAATGGTGGCATGTTTATGCCTTAA
- the fabD gene encoding ACP S-malonyltransferase, giving the protein MSEQIYSLAFVFPGQGSQSIGMLSSLAAAYPEIKDTFDQASDILETNLWSLVENGPIEDLNQTQNTQPVMLAAGYAVWRLWCKLSDVRPGWVAGHSLGEYTALVCSESLSFADAIRVVAERGRLMQVAVPAGEGAMAAIIGLEDHQVGKVCLDAAQGEVVSAVNFNAPGQVVIAGNAAAVERALVLAKESGAKRALPLPVSVPSHCALMEGAAEKLAAYLEGINLETPRMTLIHNVDISTHSAPEVIRNVLKEQLYKPVRWVDSIKFMSEQGVSRFVECGPGKVLIGLNKRIVKEADHLSIFDPESLDQALEKLNG; this is encoded by the coding sequence ATGAGCGAGCAAATTTATAGCCTGGCATTTGTTTTTCCTGGCCAGGGTTCCCAGTCAATTGGCATGTTGTCGTCACTGGCGGCTGCATATCCAGAAATAAAGGATACCTTTGATCAGGCATCCGATATTCTGGAAACCAATTTATGGTCTCTGGTAGAAAACGGTCCCATTGAAGATCTGAACCAAACTCAGAATACACAACCCGTTATGCTGGCTGCCGGTTATGCGGTATGGCGGCTGTGGTGCAAACTGAGTGATGTTAGGCCCGGATGGGTCGCGGGACATAGTCTTGGCGAGTACACTGCATTAGTCTGTTCAGAATCCCTGTCTTTTGCCGATGCGATCAGGGTCGTTGCCGAAAGAGGAAGATTGATGCAGGTTGCTGTGCCTGCAGGAGAAGGCGCGATGGCGGCAATAATCGGCCTTGAAGACCACCAAGTGGGCAAGGTCTGTCTTGATGCGGCCCAAGGCGAAGTGGTATCGGCTGTTAATTTTAACGCGCCGGGCCAGGTCGTCATTGCCGGTAACGCCGCCGCAGTTGAAAGAGCGCTGGTGCTGGCAAAAGAATCCGGTGCGAAACGAGCGTTGCCGCTGCCGGTCAGTGTGCCCTCGCATTGTGCGTTGATGGAAGGCGCTGCAGAAAAATTAGCGGCCTACTTAGAAGGAATTAATCTGGAAACACCGCGGATGACGTTAATTCATAATGTCGATATCAGCACGCACAGCGCTCCCGAAGTTATCCGGAATGTTTTAAAAGAACAGCTCTATAAACCTGTTCGCTGGGTCGATAGTATAAAATTTATGTCGGAACAAGGGGTTAGCAGATTTGTTGAATGCGGGCCAGGCAAGGTTTTAATTGGTCTGAACAAACGTATTGTCAAGGAAGCAGATCATCTTAGTATTTTTGATCCTGAATCTTTAGATCAGGCTTTGGAGAAACTCAATGGATAA
- the acpP gene encoding acyl carrier protein has protein sequence MSNVEERVKKIVAEQLGVKDDIANDASFVDDLGADSLDTVELVMALEEEFECEIPDDEAEKITTVQQAIDYVEKNA, from the coding sequence ATGAGTAATGTTGAAGAACGAGTAAAAAAGATTGTCGCAGAACAGTTGGGTGTTAAAGATGACATAGCGAACGATGCATCCTTTGTCGATGATCTTGGTGCTGATTCTTTAGATACAGTTGAACTCGTCATGGCTCTTGAAGAAGAATTCGAATGTGAAATTCCAGATGATGAAGCTGAAAAAATCACAACCGTACAACAAGCTATCGATTACGTAGAAAAAAACGCTTAA
- the fabF gene encoding beta-ketoacyl-ACP synthase II, translated as MSNRRVVITGLGAVTPIANTVAETWDGIINGKSGITPIDSFDISAFSTTFGGVIRNFDITRYIAEKDAKRMDGFIHYGLAAGCQAFEDSGLEVNEQNAERIGVAIGAGIGGITGIEECYATFEKGGPRRISPFFVPGNIINMISGNLSIKYGLKGPNFAIVTACTTGTHNIGDAARLIKYGDADVMIAGGAERCTSSPTAMGGFASAKALSRRNDDPHAASRPWDKDRDGFVLSDGSGVVVLEELEHAKARGAKIYAELIGYGLSGDAYHITSPSEGGEGAARCMKNAMRDAKINPEDIDYINAHGTSTPAGDIGETHAMKSALGSHAYNLAVSSTKSMTGHLLGAAGGIEAVLTALALQNQIAPPTINLDNPDPECDLDYVPHTAREMKIDVAISNSFGFGGTNGTLVFRRFQ; from the coding sequence TTGAGCAATCGCCGCGTTGTAATAACAGGATTAGGCGCAGTTACGCCTATTGCAAATACAGTTGCTGAAACTTGGGACGGAATTATCAATGGCAAAAGTGGAATAACTCCGATTGATTCCTTTGATATTTCTGCATTTTCAACAACATTCGGTGGCGTGATCAGAAATTTCGATATCACCCGGTACATTGCCGAAAAAGATGCCAAGCGTATGGACGGATTCATACATTATGGTTTGGCGGCTGGTTGTCAGGCCTTTGAAGATTCGGGCCTGGAAGTCAACGAACAAAATGCAGAACGGATTGGTGTTGCGATAGGTGCAGGTATCGGCGGAATCACTGGAATTGAGGAATGCTACGCCACTTTTGAAAAAGGCGGACCACGAAGGATCTCACCTTTTTTTGTTCCGGGTAATATCATCAATATGATTTCAGGCAATTTGTCCATTAAATACGGATTGAAAGGGCCAAACTTTGCCATTGTGACAGCGTGCACAACCGGCACCCATAATATTGGCGATGCAGCCCGATTGATTAAATACGGTGACGCCGACGTGATGATTGCCGGTGGCGCTGAGCGATGCACTTCGTCCCCCACAGCAATGGGCGGATTTGCTTCAGCTAAGGCATTGTCAAGAAGAAATGATGATCCTCATGCTGCCAGCAGGCCGTGGGATAAAGACAGGGATGGCTTTGTTTTGAGTGATGGTTCCGGTGTTGTTGTCCTGGAAGAGCTGGAACACGCCAAAGCGCGCGGCGCGAAAATTTATGCCGAATTGATCGGGTATGGCTTGAGCGGCGATGCTTACCATATTACTAGCCCATCCGAGGGCGGTGAAGGCGCGGCACGATGCATGAAAAATGCAATGCGCGATGCCAAGATCAATCCGGAAGATATCGATTATATCAATGCTCACGGCACCTCCACTCCTGCGGGAGATATCGGGGAGACGCATGCCATGAAATCAGCATTAGGTTCACATGCCTACAATTTGGCTGTCAGCTCGACAAAATCCATGACCGGGCATCTGTTAGGAGCGGCGGGTGGTATTGAAGCTGTTTTAACGGCATTGGCTTTACAAAACCAGATCGCTCCGCCAACCATCAATCTTGATAACCCGGATCCCGAATGTGATCTGGATTATGTTCCTCACACGGCCCGTGAAATGAAAATTGATGTGGCGATTTCAAATTCGTTCGGATTTGGCGGAACAAACGGCACACTGGTTTTTAGACGTTTTCAATAA
- the pabC gene encoding aminodeoxychorismate lyase has translation MYLVNGQIKHEIAITDRGFSYGDGLFETIEIDHGIPVFFYRHLKRLTAGCQRLRIPLFETDQLIAEVKQALQGVEQGVLKIIITRGSGGRGYRQPDPVMPTRVISVHPFPGYPADFQTQGISLTYCETRLGLNPALAGIKHLNRLEQVLARAEWNSDAIHEGLMQDIQGHVIEGTMSNFFLVKGNRLITSFIDQCGVAGIMRSVVMECADELDMALSEQWIDKTDLLEADELFVCNSLIKIWPVSKLENRFYPVGPVTLAISRRVDIKRSREKNL, from the coding sequence ATGTATTTGGTAAACGGCCAAATCAAGCATGAAATAGCTATCACTGATCGAGGCTTTAGCTACGGTGACGGTCTTTTTGAAACCATAGAAATCGATCACGGTATCCCCGTTTTTTTCTATCGGCATCTAAAAAGACTGACCGCTGGTTGTCAACGACTTCGAATTCCTTTATTTGAGACCGACCAGCTGATTGCTGAAGTTAAGCAAGCTTTGCAAGGTGTGGAGCAAGGCGTTCTCAAAATTATAATCACGCGAGGTTCCGGAGGTCGAGGCTATCGTCAACCCGATCCTGTCATGCCCACCCGAGTGATCAGTGTTCACCCTTTCCCTGGCTATCCAGCCGATTTTCAAACGCAAGGCATCAGCCTGACCTATTGTGAGACGCGCTTGGGTCTTAACCCGGCCTTGGCCGGAATCAAGCATCTAAATAGACTTGAGCAGGTCTTGGCCAGAGCCGAATGGAATTCGGATGCCATTCATGAAGGTCTTATGCAGGATATCCAGGGTCATGTCATTGAGGGAACCATGAGCAATTTTTTTCTGGTAAAGGGCAACAGGCTAATCACTTCATTCATTGATCAATGCGGTGTTGCAGGCATAATGCGCTCTGTAGTAATGGAATGCGCAGATGAACTCGATATGGCTCTTTCAGAGCAATGGATCGACAAAACTGATCTTTTGGAAGCCGATGAACTCTTTGTTTGCAACTCATTGATTAAAATATGGCCGGTCAGCAAGCTGGAAAACCGGTTTTATCCAGTAGGTCCTGTGACCCTGGCAATAAGCCGAAGGGTTGATATAAAAAGAAGTAGAGAAAAAAATTTATGA